The Metabacillus sediminilitoris genome window below encodes:
- the accB gene encoding acetyl-CoA carboxylase biotin carboxyl carrier protein, protein MINMNEIKEIMKTLDEYSIKKFKYEYEGMKVEIEKETDYPNLSEKVEGVQASHKINSKPLSAKEEETKHVETTLEQNEVEEYQILSPMVGTFYTRANPDADPFVQVGTKVNGVQVVCVLEAMKLFNEIQAEVSGEVVDILVEDGQIVEYGQPLIVIKKDS, encoded by the coding sequence ATGATAAATATGAATGAAATAAAAGAAATAATGAAAACTCTTGATGAATATTCAATAAAAAAATTCAAATATGAGTATGAAGGAATGAAAGTTGAGATCGAAAAAGAAACGGATTATCCCAACCTTTCAGAAAAAGTTGAGGGAGTGCAAGCTTCTCATAAAATAAATTCAAAACCTTTAAGCGCTAAAGAAGAAGAGACGAAACATGTAGAAACAACACTCGAACAAAACGAAGTGGAAGAATATCAAATCCTATCTCCAATGGTCGGAACTTTTTATACTCGTGCGAATCCGGATGCTGATCCTTTTGTGCAGGTCGGAACAAAAGTTAACGGAGTTCAAGTGGTCTGTGTTCTAGAGGCGATGAAATTGTTTAATGAAATTCAAGCAGAAGTTAGTGGGGAAGTTGTCGATATTTTAGTAGAAGATGGACAAATTGTTGAGTACGGACAGCCTTTGATCGTAATTAAAAAAGATTCATAA